A portion of the Flavobacterium limnophilum genome contains these proteins:
- a CDS encoding glycoside hydrolase family 2 TIM barrel-domain containing protein: protein MKLTTVLTCLFSFFSIGIIDAQEKPKTNDWENLAIFQINREPARAAFLPYADESSAIADDYTRSPWFLTLDGKWKFNWSPTPDESPKDFFKTDFNTTNWKEITVPSNWELQGYGIPIYTNVTYPFVKNPPFIDHADNPVGSYLRTFELPENWNGRRVYLHFEAGTSAMYIWVNGEKVGYSENTKSPTEFDITKYVKAGKNQVAVEVYRWSDGSYLEDQDFWRLSGIDRDVYLYSTENVRIADFFARPDLDASYKNGSLSVDVKIKNLNTVSKNNQTVEAKLVDATGKEIFTKILKISLGANADQSVSFKQNVSSPKLWSNETPYLYTLLLKLEDENGKFVETVSTQIGFRKVELKNGQLLVNGIRIMVHGVNIHEHNPKTGHYQDVETMMKDIKVMKQLNINAVRCSHYPNNLMWVKLCNKYGLFLVDEANIEAHGMGAELQGGFDKSKHPAYLPEWEAAHMDRIYSLVERDKNQPSVILWSLGNECGNGPVFKEAYKWIKNRDNSRLVQFEQAGEEENTDVVCPMYPGINYMKDYAKRKDVKRPFIMCEYSHAMGNSSGNFQAYWDIIHSSPNMQGGFIWDWVDQGFEMTDEVGRKYWSYGGDMGSQNYTNDENFCHNGLVWPDRTPHPGAFEVKKVYQDILFSALDLKKGLIQVENGFGYTNLDKYLFKYEVLKNGLIVKSGTINLSLAPQSKKQVQIGLPKISAEKGVEYLLNIFAYTKEGNEVLPQNFEVAREQFSIGESSYFVKSSDSGAKPTVNETKDAITLVAAGVEVKISKRSGLMQQYKAKGESYFNLMPVPNFWRAPTDNDFGNRMHLTSNVWRTVGRYNTSLTSITVKEESGKTAVVATLYLKDVASTYTITYTMGSDGSLTLLNSFKAGENPLSEMPRFGMLFSLKKDLDNFSYYGRGPWENYQDRNTSSLKGIYQSKVEDQYVPYSRPQENGYKTDVRWLTLTNSQGNGIEIEGLQPLGVSALNNYPEDFDSGLTKKSRHTNDITPRNEVVVCIDLAQRGVGGDNSWGALPHEPYLLKNKEYSYGFVIKPKKK from the coding sequence ATGAAGCTAACAACTGTTTTGACCTGTCTTTTCTCGTTTTTTTCAATAGGTATTATTGATGCCCAAGAAAAACCAAAGACTAACGATTGGGAAAATCTGGCAATATTTCAGATAAATCGGGAGCCGGCCAGGGCAGCATTTTTGCCTTATGCTGACGAATCATCGGCAATTGCGGATGATTATACTCGGTCGCCTTGGTTCCTGACTTTAGACGGGAAATGGAAATTTAATTGGTCGCCAACACCCGATGAAAGTCCGAAAGATTTTTTTAAAACAGATTTTAACACAACCAATTGGAAAGAAATTACGGTTCCATCCAACTGGGAGTTGCAAGGCTATGGAATTCCTATTTACACCAATGTAACTTATCCTTTTGTTAAAAATCCACCATTTATTGACCACGCCGATAATCCTGTGGGTTCTTATTTACGCACTTTCGAACTACCTGAGAACTGGAATGGGCGTCGTGTTTACCTACATTTTGAAGCAGGAACTTCAGCGATGTATATTTGGGTAAATGGAGAAAAAGTGGGGTATTCTGAAAACACGAAAAGTCCAACGGAATTTGATATTACCAAGTATGTAAAAGCTGGTAAAAATCAGGTTGCTGTCGAGGTTTATCGTTGGAGTGATGGTTCATATTTGGAAGATCAAGATTTTTGGCGATTGTCAGGCATTGACCGAGACGTTTATCTTTATAGCACGGAAAATGTTCGCATAGCCGATTTTTTTGCGCGTCCTGACCTTGACGCTTCCTATAAAAATGGAAGTTTGTCGGTTGATGTTAAAATCAAAAACCTGAACACGGTTTCGAAAAACAACCAAACGGTAGAAGCCAAATTAGTGGACGCCACGGGAAAAGAAATTTTTACGAAAATTTTGAAAATCAGTTTAGGAGCCAATGCTGACCAATCCGTTTCATTCAAGCAAAATGTTTCCTCGCCAAAATTATGGAGTAATGAAACACCTTATTTATATACTTTATTGCTCAAACTAGAAGATGAAAACGGAAAGTTCGTTGAAACGGTTTCGACCCAAATTGGTTTTAGAAAAGTAGAATTAAAAAACGGACAGTTGCTAGTTAACGGTATCCGAATTATGGTTCACGGTGTCAATATTCACGAACACAATCCAAAAACAGGTCACTACCAAGATGTGGAAACGATGATGAAAGACATCAAAGTAATGAAGCAATTGAACATCAATGCGGTACGTTGCAGTCATTATCCAAACAATTTGATGTGGGTAAAATTGTGCAACAAATATGGCTTGTTCCTTGTGGATGAAGCTAATATAGAAGCCCACGGAATGGGAGCAGAATTACAAGGTGGATTCGACAAATCAAAACATCCAGCTTATCTTCCGGAATGGGAAGCGGCTCATATGGATCGAATTTATAGCTTGGTGGAGCGTGACAAAAACCAACCTTCCGTTATTTTATGGTCTTTGGGAAATGAATGTGGCAATGGACCGGTTTTTAAAGAAGCTTATAAATGGATAAAAAACAGGGATAATTCTCGTTTAGTTCAATTTGAGCAAGCTGGTGAAGAAGAAAATACCGATGTGGTTTGTCCGATGTATCCGGGTATTAATTACATGAAAGATTATGCCAAACGCAAGGATGTAAAACGTCCGTTTATTATGTGTGAATACTCTCATGCAATGGGGAATAGCAGCGGTAATTTTCAAGCTTATTGGGATATTATTCACAGCAGTCCCAATATGCAAGGTGGATTCATCTGGGATTGGGTAGATCAAGGATTTGAAATGACCGATGAAGTGGGTCGAAAATATTGGTCTTATGGAGGCGATATGGGAAGTCAAAATTATACCAATGACGAGAATTTTTGTCATAATGGATTGGTTTGGCCCGATCGTACACCTCATCCAGGCGCTTTTGAAGTGAAAAAAGTATATCAGGATATTTTATTCTCGGCCCTAGATTTGAAAAAAGGACTCATTCAAGTAGAAAATGGATTTGGTTATACCAATTTGGATAAATATCTTTTCAAATATGAAGTTTTAAAAAATGGATTGATTGTTAAATCTGGTACTATTAATTTGAGTCTTGCTCCACAATCCAAGAAACAAGTTCAGATTGGATTACCAAAAATATCTGCTGAAAAAGGGGTAGAATATTTGCTGAATATTTTTGCTTATACCAAAGAGGGCAACGAGGTTTTGCCTCAGAATTTTGAAGTAGCCCGAGAACAATTTTCTATTGGAGAAAGTAGCTATTTTGTAAAAAGTAGTGATTCTGGCGCAAAACCAACGGTTAATGAAACTAAAGATGCCATAACGCTTGTTGCAGCTGGTGTAGAAGTGAAAATAAGTAAGAGATCGGGTTTGATGCAACAGTACAAAGCCAAGGGCGAAAGTTACTTTAATCTGATGCCGGTTCCTAATTTTTGGCGAGCTCCAACAGATAATGATTTTGGAAATCGTATGCACTTGACCAGTAATGTTTGGAGAACCGTGGGAAGATACAATACAAGCCTTACTTCTATTACCGTGAAAGAAGAGTCAGGCAAGACTGCCGTTGTGGCAACTCTTTACCTGAAAGATGTCGCTTCGACCTATACGATTACTTATACTATGGGGTCTGATGGAAGTTTGACCTTGTTGAATTCATTCAAAGCAGGAGAAAATCCTTTGTCTGAAATGCCCCGTTTTGGAATGTTGTTCAGCCTGAAAAAAGATTTGGACAATTTCAGTTATTACGGAAGAGGACCTTGGGAAAATTATCAAGACAGAAATACTTCATCCCTGAAAGGAATTTATCAAAGCAAGGTAGAGGATCAATATGTTCCTTATTCACGTCCACAAGAAAATGGGTATAAAACAGATGTTCGTTGGTTAACACTCACAAATAGTCAGGGTAACGGAATTGAAATTGAAGGATTACAGCCACTAGGAGTAAGTGCGCTAAAT
- a CDS encoding UDP-glucose--hexose-1-phosphate uridylyltransferase, whose product MKNFDINEDPHRRYNPLINEWVLVSPHRSKRPWQGQNEAVVSNELPQYDPTCYLCPGNARINGEVNPTYENAFVFENDFAALKQEEIIFEEDIKETFFKAKPERGISRVVCFSPRHDLTLPQMEVSGIENIVHTWQKEYTDLGAVDYINHVQIFENKGSVMGCSNPHPHGQIWAQSSLPTEVEKTQANLKAYFDKHNRTLLQDYVQEELKLEERIVVENEHFVALVPFWAIWPFETMIVSKRNVNKITDFTEEEVSDFALTLKQLTTKYDNVFETSFPYSSGIHQSPTDGELHPEWHFHMHFYPPLLRSATVKKFMVGYEMMGESQRDITPEKSAEVLRTQSDVHYKNKL is encoded by the coding sequence ATGAAAAATTTTGACATCAACGAAGATCCGCACAGGCGTTACAATCCGTTAATCAACGAATGGGTTTTGGTTTCGCCGCACCGTTCCAAACGACCTTGGCAAGGGCAAAATGAGGCAGTGGTTTCAAATGAGTTGCCTCAATATGACCCAACCTGTTATTTGTGTCCGGGAAATGCACGTATTAATGGAGAGGTCAATCCGACTTATGAAAATGCTTTTGTTTTCGAAAATGACTTTGCCGCCCTGAAACAGGAAGAAATTATTTTCGAGGAAGACATTAAAGAGACTTTTTTCAAGGCAAAACCAGAAAGAGGCATTTCTCGAGTAGTCTGCTTTTCGCCAAGACACGATTTGACTTTGCCGCAAATGGAAGTTTCGGGAATTGAAAACATTGTCCATACTTGGCAAAAAGAATATACCGATTTGGGTGCTGTAGATTATATCAATCACGTTCAGATTTTTGAAAATAAAGGAAGCGTCATGGGGTGCAGCAATCCGCATCCACACGGACAAATTTGGGCGCAATCTTCTTTGCCAACCGAAGTGGAGAAAACTCAAGCCAACTTGAAAGCCTATTTTGACAAGCACAACAGAACGCTTTTGCAGGATTATGTGCAGGAAGAATTAAAATTGGAAGAGCGTATTGTTGTCGAGAACGAGCATTTTGTGGCCTTGGTTCCTTTTTGGGCCATTTGGCCGTTCGAAACAATGATTGTCAGCAAAAGAAACGTTAATAAAATAACGGATTTCACGGAAGAAGAGGTAAGTGATTTTGCCTTGACCTTAAAACAATTGACAACCAAATACGACAACGTTTTTGAAACTTCGTTCCCGTATTCATCAGGAATTCATCAATCGCCAACCGATGGGGAATTGCATCCCGAATGGCATTTTCACATGCATTTTTATCCACCATTGTTGCGTTCGGCTACCGTGAAAAAATTCATGGTGGGTTACGAAATGATGGGCGAATCCCAAAGAGACATCACGCCCGAAAAAAGCGCGGAGGTTTTGAGAACACAATCAGATGTACATTATAAAAACAAGCTGTAA
- the galK gene encoding galactokinase, with product MNDILINKTIAFFEKSFGSTPQKTVLSPGRINIIGEHIDYNDGYVLPAAIDKIICFAFEKNNTNTSKIIAIDLGEEFEIDLAEEVKLSDKVWTNYIRGVINQLKIKGFEFEGVNCVFSSNIPVGSGLSSSAALECGFLFGIKELFGLDIKPVDLALMGQSAEHWVGINCGIMDQFSSVMGKEDKVIKIDCRTLEYEYHDANFSDYSLILFDSNVKHSLMTSAYNERRQQCEEGIATIKKNYPKITSFRDCTENQVISLKDKMSKEVFKRSHFAVKEIKRVILACEALDKGDILTLGKLMFETHEGLSEDYEVSCAELDMIVDTLKKDEAVIGSRMMGGGFGGCTINLIKKGQEERIKKQLSALYFDTFGIELKIYDVKISNGTSLYTA from the coding sequence ATGAATGATATTTTAATAAACAAAACGATTGCTTTCTTTGAAAAAAGTTTTGGGTCAACTCCCCAGAAAACGGTTTTGTCTCCGGGAAGAATCAACATTATCGGTGAGCACATTGACTACAACGACGGATATGTTTTGCCCGCCGCAATTGACAAAATCATTTGTTTTGCATTCGAAAAGAACAATACCAATACTTCAAAAATAATTGCCATTGATCTTGGCGAAGAATTCGAAATCGATTTAGCCGAGGAAGTTAAGTTGAGCGATAAAGTTTGGACCAATTATATTCGTGGTGTCATCAACCAATTGAAAATAAAAGGATTTGAATTTGAAGGTGTGAACTGTGTTTTTAGCAGTAATATTCCCGTAGGTTCCGGATTGTCATCTTCGGCAGCGTTGGAATGTGGATTCTTGTTCGGAATCAAGGAACTTTTTGGATTGGACATAAAGCCGGTTGATTTAGCATTAATGGGACAAAGTGCCGAACATTGGGTGGGAATCAATTGCGGTATCATGGACCAGTTTTCGAGTGTGATGGGAAAGGAAGACAAAGTGATAAAAATTGATTGCCGCACTTTGGAATATGAATACCACGACGCCAATTTCAGTGATTATTCCTTGATTTTATTCGATTCGAACGTGAAACATTCCTTGATGACATCGGCTTATAATGAAAGAAGACAGCAATGTGAAGAAGGAATCGCCACCATCAAAAAAAATTATCCCAAAATTACCAGTTTCAGGGATTGCACCGAAAATCAAGTAATCAGCTTGAAAGACAAAATGAGCAAGGAAGTATTCAAGCGAAGTCATTTTGCGGTTAAAGAAATCAAACGCGTGATATTGGCCTGCGAAGCCTTGGACAAAGGAGACATCCTGACTTTGGGTAAATTAATGTTTGAAACACACGAAGGTTTGTCGGAAGATTACGAAGTGAGTTGCGCCGAATTGGACATGATTGTAGATACGCTCAAAAAGGACGAAGCCGTAATAGGTTCTCGAATGATGGGGGGCGGTTTTGGCGGTTGTACCATCAACTTGATCAAAAAAGGGCAAGAAGAACGAATTAAAAAGCAGCTTTCAGCACTTTATTTTGATACTTTTGGAATAGAATTAAAAATATACGATGTTAAAATCTCAAACGGAACATCACTTTATACCGCTTAA